From the genome of Gracilibacillus salitolerans, one region includes:
- a CDS encoding sensor histidine kinase, whose product MKLYTRMIATASMFALFLLLILSVFYYLAFPIENWQLLWTTKVLEIPFVVMLPTVTILFGSIIGIIIAVIWQRRIQFLENSLTRLLKNQSFSEPVSYEEMNHVLSRLKEVQQYIQDQTKRTQKLIDERASAQEETINQVISEERNRLARELHDSVSQELFAASMLVSAVIASNKEHKETTTKQLHQIEAMIQQSQLEMRALLLHLRPVLLNDKSLNEGMEQLLEELQAKVPMDISWRLEEIKVNKGIEDQLFRILQEAISNALRHAKASAVDVLLIQRDDFLILRIVDDGIGFKVQEKKDSSYGLTNMYERAAEVGARLNIVSLSNEGTKIEVRVPLISEEGEK is encoded by the coding sequence ATGAAATTATATACTAGAATGATCGCCACCGCTTCTATGTTTGCTTTATTCCTTCTCCTCATTTTGAGTGTATTTTACTATTTGGCATTTCCAATCGAAAATTGGCAATTACTATGGACGACAAAAGTTTTAGAGATTCCATTTGTCGTGATGCTACCGACTGTTACGATTCTATTTGGCTCGATTATAGGTATTATTATTGCTGTGATCTGGCAGCGTCGTATTCAGTTTTTAGAAAACAGTTTAACGAGATTACTTAAAAATCAATCTTTTTCGGAGCCTGTTTCCTACGAAGAAATGAATCATGTGCTCAGCCGTTTAAAAGAAGTACAGCAATACATTCAGGATCAAACGAAGCGGACACAGAAATTAATTGATGAAAGAGCAAGTGCGCAGGAAGAAACAATTAATCAGGTCATTTCTGAAGAGCGCAATCGTTTAGCAAGAGAGTTACATGACTCTGTCAGTCAGGAGCTTTTTGCCGCTTCTATGCTAGTTTCTGCTGTGATTGCATCTAATAAAGAGCACAAAGAAACAACAACTAAACAACTGCATCAAATCGAAGCAATGATTCAACAGTCACAATTGGAAATGCGTGCATTACTGTTGCATTTGCGGCCGGTCTTATTGAACGACAAATCATTAAATGAAGGAATGGAGCAACTACTAGAAGAGCTCCAAGCCAAAGTACCAATGGATATTTCCTGGCGTTTGGAAGAGATCAAAGTGAACAAGGGAATTGAAGATCAGCTGTTTCGAATTTTACAAGAAGCAATTTCCAATGCATTAAGACATGCTAAAGCTTCTGCGGTCGATGTGTTATTAATACAACGGGATGATTTTTTGATTCTGAGAATTGTCGATGATGGTATCGGATTTAAGGTGCAGGAAAAAAAGGACAGTTCTTATGGCCTTACTAATATGTATGAACGAGCAGCTGAAGTTGGTGCTCGTCTGAACATCGTAAGTCTATCAAATGAAGGGACAAAAATAGAAGTACGTGTTCCATTAATCAGTGAAGAAGGTGAGAAATAA
- the liaF gene encoding cell wall-active antibiotics response protein LiaF, which produces MSTKSNNDILKILLIIGCIFLLVEFIFMDAGLLFLIALGAVGMYFGRRSFQSTTGKTLFWGGAFIVFIAVINTFVIRFFIFVIILYFIWHWYQQKQKENQPLPNHIDMTEETLYEDRVIQNKWFGKYHTTQNGFSWQDLNIQSALGDVVVDLNDTMLPKEESVMVIRHLAGKIVIIVPYDVEVTIDHAVLFGDVEAFDHEEKNAFNRHIQLQTKGYHSSPQRVKIFTQMIAGKLEVRRG; this is translated from the coding sequence ATGTCGACAAAATCAAATAATGATATATTGAAGATTTTATTGATAATCGGTTGTATATTTTTGCTCGTAGAATTTATTTTTATGGATGCTGGCCTCCTTTTTCTTATTGCATTAGGGGCAGTTGGAATGTACTTCGGGAGACGTTCTTTTCAAAGTACCACAGGTAAAACGTTATTCTGGGGTGGTGCATTCATTGTTTTTATTGCTGTTATTAATACGTTCGTGATTCGCTTCTTTATTTTTGTTATTATTCTTTATTTTATCTGGCATTGGTATCAACAGAAGCAAAAAGAGAACCAACCGTTGCCTAATCACATTGATATGACAGAAGAAACATTGTACGAAGACCGTGTCATTCAGAATAAATGGTTTGGTAAATATCATACTACCCAAAACGGCTTCTCTTGGCAGGATCTTAATATTCAATCAGCATTAGGTGACGTGGTAGTTGATTTAAATGATACGATGTTGCCAAAAGAAGAATCTGTCATGGTTATTCGTCATCTTGCTGGAAAAATTGTCATTATCGTACCATATGATGTTGAAGTAACAATTGATCATGCTGTACTATTTGGTGATGTTGAAGCGTTTGATCATGAGGAGAAAAATGCCTTTAACCGTCATATTCAACTGCAAACCAAAGGCTATCATAGCTCACCTCAAAGGGTAAAAATCTTTACTCAAATGATTGCCGGAAAGCTTGAGGTGAGAAGAGGATGA
- a CDS encoding PspA/IM30 family protein: MSNLFTRIKDSVMADLHEAMDRKEEKNPIAHVNQYIRECEQEVKKIKRLVEKQYEIKQDIAKELNHAKMMSEKRKRQIQLAEEMEETELRDEAKTELEQFEARISHLNEMSDKSVKDLEMLETKYVQMKQKLKDLYVKRLELRSRENIARTKQGMNKVLETELVSKSASKFAELESYIERIEQRVQTDYRLHTLDARFQELEKKATTTN, translated from the coding sequence ATGTCAAACTTATTTACACGTATTAAAGATTCGGTGATGGCAGATTTACACGAGGCAATGGATCGAAAAGAGGAGAAAAACCCTATCGCACACGTTAATCAGTACATCCGTGAGTGTGAGCAAGAAGTAAAGAAAATCAAGCGATTGGTTGAGAAGCAATATGAAATAAAACAGGATATTGCAAAAGAATTAAACCACGCAAAAATGATGTCCGAAAAACGTAAACGTCAAATCCAATTAGCGGAAGAGATGGAAGAAACAGAATTACGGGATGAGGCAAAAACGGAATTAGAGCAATTCGAGGCACGCATTTCCCATTTAAATGAAATGTCCGATAAGTCAGTCAAAGATCTTGAAATGCTTGAGACAAAATATGTCCAAATGAAACAGAAATTAAAAGATCTTTATGTGAAACGATTGGAATTACGAAGCAGAGAAAACATTGCTCGAACGAAACAAGGAATGAACAAAGTACTGGAAACAGAGTTAGTTTCCAAAAGTGCTTCAAAATTTGCGGAGCTTGAAAGCTACATTGAACGCATTGAACAACGCGTTCAAACAGATTATCGCTTGCATACATTAGACGCACGCTTTCAAGAATTAGAAAAAAAAGCTACAACAACTAACTAA
- a CDS encoding lmo0954 family membrane protein, whose amino-acid sequence MKTFLLISLAIIASIILLANLGPMIMLLISVVVAYYGVKQFILANTAGKKVGWGIVILIGVSMSLSNIPALIGVVALVVLYYSYKKYQEEKERQDYLEWDKL is encoded by the coding sequence TTGAAAACATTTCTACTTATCAGTTTAGCGATAATCGCCTCAATCATATTACTAGCAAATTTAGGCCCGATGATTATGCTCCTGATTAGTGTGGTGGTTGCTTACTATGGAGTGAAGCAATTCATCTTAGCGAATACCGCCGGGAAAAAAGTCGGCTGGGGAATTGTCATCTTAATCGGTGTCTCCATGTCACTGTCTAACATTCCGGCACTAATCGGTGTGGTAGCTTTAGTCGTTTTGTATTACAGCTATAAAAAATATCAGGAAGAAAAAGAACGTCAAGATTACTTAGAGTGGGACAAGCTTTAA
- a CDS encoding DUF3889 domain-containing protein has translation MYPYYQYGYPYYQMYADDIRQNFINGQATWTEGGNVTQCNIPWSHNQYMTVAVSSNSPYQCGQTIKVRNPQNAREVIVTVVDTVPNAPATRLNLHRRAFQALGANPSVGVLSIQFQPSPELEQVKWGKYLLEVTQTAYPNYNVTDYNFVEKTQPAQNQVREVYDYSLQNTQERITVRGTVVYNPTTERVISFDIKEL, from the coding sequence ATGTACCCATATTATCAGTACGGATATCCGTATTATCAAATGTATGCAGACGATATCCGTCAAAATTTTATCAATGGGCAGGCGACTTGGACAGAAGGTGGGAATGTAACGCAATGTAATATTCCATGGTCTCATAATCAATACATGACAGTAGCTGTTAGCAGCAATTCTCCATATCAGTGTGGCCAAACCATTAAAGTGAGAAATCCGCAAAATGCTAGAGAAGTTATTGTTACGGTTGTTGATACAGTGCCTAATGCTCCGGCGACAAGGTTGAATTTGCATCGTAGAGCATTTCAAGCATTGGGTGCAAATCCATCTGTAGGAGTGCTTTCCATTCAATTTCAACCATCTCCGGAGTTGGAGCAAGTCAAATGGGGCAAATATTTATTAGAAGTAACACAGACAGCTTATCCGAATTATAATGTGACAGATTATAATTTTGTCGAAAAAACACAACCAGCACAAAATCAAGTGAGGGAAGTCTATGATTATTCCTTGCAAAATACTCAAGAACGGATAACCGTAAGAGGAACCGTAGTCTATAATCCAACTACAGAACGCGTAATTTCATTTGATATCAAAGAATTATAG
- a CDS encoding oxidoreductase, with the protein MIELLNPVQLNNWNLQSKVVMAPMTRSFADNETGIVGKDVVEYYRRRAANGVGLIITEGINPSPRGKGTFGIPGLFTEKQINAWKKVTEAVHLEGGTIVAQLWHVGRLTHHELTGGYAPQAPSKIKADGLVHRLRKPYGTPEQMSFHDIQSVINQYALAARNAKTAGFDGVEVHGAHGYLIDQFNSNVTNKREDKYGGNLYQRLTFMKEILHAVVNEVGPQNTIIRFSEIKDDLPTFNWDNPETTIKTFVQVFKEIGLKIIHPSTNDFKDVITNEMTLHQLVRKYWDDTIIGVGNLDIDTANNALQEGTIDLAAFGRPILANPDFVQRIKKNKELTSYNSKVHLRELY; encoded by the coding sequence ATGATTGAATTACTAAATCCTGTACAGTTAAATAATTGGAACCTTCAAAGTAAGGTAGTAATGGCTCCGATGACGAGAAGTTTTGCAGATAATGAAACTGGAATAGTTGGAAAAGATGTTGTTGAATATTATCGAAGAAGAGCTGCAAACGGCGTTGGATTAATTATTACAGAAGGAATAAATCCAAGTCCACGAGGTAAAGGTACTTTTGGTATACCTGGCCTATTTACAGAAAAACAAATAAATGCATGGAAAAAGGTGACAGAAGCTGTTCATTTAGAAGGAGGAACTATCGTTGCTCAACTTTGGCATGTTGGGAGGTTAACGCATCATGAACTTACAGGAGGTTACGCTCCACAAGCTCCTTCAAAAATCAAAGCCGATGGACTCGTTCATCGTTTGCGTAAACCATATGGAACTCCGGAGCAAATGTCATTTCATGATATACAAAGTGTCATTAATCAATATGCTCTTGCTGCTAGAAATGCTAAAACTGCAGGGTTTGATGGTGTAGAGGTACATGGGGCACATGGCTATTTAATAGACCAATTTAATTCCAACGTTACAAATAAAAGAGAAGATAAGTATGGCGGAAACTTATACCAACGTCTAACTTTTATGAAGGAGATACTTCATGCAGTTGTCAATGAAGTTGGTCCGCAAAATACGATCATTCGGTTTTCTGAAATAAAGGATGATTTGCCGACATTTAATTGGGATAATCCCGAAACAACAATAAAAACCTTTGTTCAAGTTTTTAAAGAAATTGGTTTAAAAATAATACACCCATCAACCAATGATTTTAAAGACGTTATTACTAATGAAATGACCTTACACCAACTAGTTAGAAAATATTGGGATGATACTATCATAGGTGTAGGTAATTTAGATATAGATACGGCCAATAATGCTTTACAAGAGGGGACAATTGACCTCGCTGCATTTGGTCGACCAATCTTAGCAAATCCTGATTTTGTTCAGAGAATCAAAAAGAACAAGGAACTAACAAGTTATAATTCCAAAGTTCATTTAAGGGAGTTATATTAA
- a CDS encoding Lrp/AsnC family transcriptional regulator yields MDKQILLVLQQQARISMTDLGRAVALSQPAVTERVKRMEENGVIDYYRAVVTPEKVNKPVSAYVLFHTKSCERFADYCKKAEEVIELHRISGQYNFLLRIVTESLQSLEGSINNLGEYGDSTTLIVLSSPIKGEKIIP; encoded by the coding sequence ATGGATAAGCAAATTTTATTAGTACTTCAACAACAAGCAAGAATCTCAATGACCGATCTGGGCAGAGCAGTCGCATTATCCCAACCAGCAGTGACAGAAAGGGTAAAAAGGATGGAAGAGAACGGGGTGATTGACTATTATCGAGCAGTTGTAACACCAGAAAAAGTAAATAAACCTGTATCAGCCTATGTTTTATTTCACACGAAAAGTTGTGAAAGGTTTGCGGACTATTGTAAGAAGGCAGAAGAAGTTATTGAATTACACAGAATAAGTGGTCAGTATAATTTTTTATTAAGAATAGTCACTGAATCATTACAATCCCTAGAAGGTAGCATTAATAATTTAGGAGAATACGGTGATTCAACAACCCTTATTGTTCTTTCCTCCCCAATAAAAGGAGAAAAGATAATTCCTTAG
- a CDS encoding DNA topoisomerase III, with protein MSKTVVIAEKPSVGRDIARVLKCNKKGNGYLEGSKYIVTWALGHLVTLADPEAYDNKYKTWKLDELPMLPDQLKLVVIKKTGKQFQAVKSQVIRKDVSEVVIATDAGREGELVARWILAKVRVNKPVKRLWISSVTDQAIKQGFQNLKPGKQYENLYQAAVARSEADWYVGLNATRALTTKFNAQLSSGRVQTPTLAMIASREKEIKQFKPKKYYQIKARTKDGITLTWRNAKGETRSFDQSKAKELQSRLQNQALTVTNIDKKNKKSYAPTLYDLTDLQRDANRIFSFSGKQTLSIMQKLYEQHKVLTYPRTDSKYISTDIVPTLKERVASCGVGPYATAANKIKKQPIKAHKSFVDNAKVSDHHAIIPTEEPVYLSKLSDQEQKIYDLVIKRFLAVLLPPFQFEHIQLTAEIAGETFTATGKNVIDQGFKAVYNTDENDDDEQKISNIKEQHVWDKPVLSMIEGETKPPERLTEGTLLQAMENPAKFLAQNEKHATKTLQATGGLGTVATRADIIEKLFNTFYIEKKGKYLYLTSKGKQLLELVPADLRSPMLTAEWEKKLNQIANGQLKKATFINEIKDYTKEVVHQVKSSDVKYKHDNMTGTKCPTCGKLMLEVNGKKGRMLVCQDRECGERKPIAKKTNARCPKCHKRMDLRGQGEGQTFSCKCGYREKLSSFQKRKEKQGKNNANKRDVNKYLKKQDEGFANTALADALEKLKKK; from the coding sequence ATGAGTAAAACAGTAGTAATAGCAGAAAAGCCATCTGTTGGCCGTGACATAGCACGAGTATTGAAATGTAACAAAAAAGGAAATGGCTATCTAGAAGGTTCAAAATATATTGTGACGTGGGCACTTGGTCATTTAGTAACATTAGCTGATCCTGAAGCCTATGATAATAAATATAAAACTTGGAAGCTAGACGAATTGCCAATGCTGCCAGATCAACTGAAACTAGTCGTTATCAAAAAAACAGGCAAACAATTTCAAGCAGTTAAAAGCCAAGTGATACGTAAAGACGTTAGTGAGGTAGTGATCGCAACAGATGCAGGAAGAGAAGGCGAACTAGTTGCTCGTTGGATTTTGGCAAAAGTACGAGTGAACAAGCCTGTGAAAAGGTTGTGGATATCTTCCGTAACAGATCAAGCCATTAAACAAGGTTTTCAAAACTTAAAGCCAGGAAAGCAGTATGAAAACTTATACCAAGCAGCAGTCGCACGTTCGGAAGCGGACTGGTATGTTGGCTTAAATGCGACAAGAGCATTAACAACCAAATTTAATGCACAGTTATCAAGTGGTCGTGTTCAGACACCGACATTGGCGATGATTGCCTCAAGGGAAAAAGAAATTAAACAATTTAAACCGAAAAAATATTATCAAATCAAAGCACGTACAAAAGACGGGATTACCTTAACATGGCGAAATGCCAAAGGAGAAACACGCTCTTTTGATCAATCAAAGGCAAAAGAGCTCCAATCTCGATTGCAAAATCAAGCCCTAACCGTCACTAATATTGATAAAAAGAATAAAAAGAGCTATGCACCAACTTTATACGATTTAACCGATTTACAGCGGGATGCGAACCGGATCTTTAGTTTCTCGGGGAAACAAACATTATCGATAATGCAGAAGCTTTATGAACAGCATAAAGTATTGACGTATCCACGTACCGATTCTAAATATATTTCCACAGACATTGTACCGACTTTAAAGGAAAGAGTTGCAAGCTGTGGAGTAGGTCCTTACGCAACGGCAGCAAACAAAATTAAAAAACAACCAATTAAAGCACACAAATCATTTGTCGACAATGCCAAAGTTTCTGATCACCATGCCATTATTCCGACTGAGGAGCCGGTTTATTTATCGAAGCTATCAGATCAGGAACAAAAAATATATGATCTGGTCATTAAACGTTTCTTGGCAGTGTTACTACCGCCATTTCAATTTGAGCATATACAGTTAACTGCAGAAATAGCAGGAGAAACATTCACGGCTACCGGAAAAAATGTAATCGATCAAGGCTTTAAAGCAGTTTATAACACGGACGAAAATGATGATGACGAACAAAAAATCAGTAATATCAAAGAACAACATGTCTGGGATAAGCCTGTCTTATCAATGATCGAAGGTGAAACAAAACCACCAGAACGTTTAACGGAAGGTACATTATTACAAGCAATGGAAAACCCGGCGAAGTTTTTGGCGCAAAACGAAAAACACGCAACAAAAACTTTACAAGCAACTGGCGGATTAGGTACTGTTGCTACAAGAGCGGATATTATCGAAAAGTTATTTAACACCTTTTACATCGAGAAAAAAGGTAAGTATTTATATCTGACGTCAAAAGGTAAACAGTTACTTGAGCTCGTACCAGCTGATTTGCGTTCACCAATGTTAACAGCTGAGTGGGAGAAAAAACTGAACCAGATCGCTAACGGTCAATTGAAGAAAGCAACTTTTATCAATGAAATTAAAGACTATACAAAAGAAGTCGTACACCAAGTGAAATCAAGCGATGTGAAGTATAAACACGATAATATGACAGGTACGAAATGTCCAACGTGTGGCAAGCTTATGTTAGAAGTGAACGGAAAAAAAGGACGTATGCTTGTCTGTCAGGATCGTGAGTGTGGAGAGCGTAAACCGATTGCCAAAAAGACAAATGCGCGCTGTCCGAAATGTCATAAAAGAATGGACTTACGAGGACAGGGAGAAGGACAAACTTTTTCTTGCAAATGTGGTTATCGCGAAAAATTATCCTCCTTCCAGAAGCGAAAAGAAAAACAAGGCAAAAATAATGCAAACAAACGCGATGTAAACAAATACCTTAAAAAACAGGACGAGGGCTTTGCCAACACAGCATTGGCAGATGCACTAGAGAAATTGAAGAAAAAATAA
- a CDS encoding Ger(x)C family spore germination protein — MKIIRLVLLFICIVLLSGCWDKKELNEVAVVIGVGIDKVSDKEDVYEITAQVIKPLTEDQGSELPTWSITAQGETVMSAIKNMNRLSPRRLYWSHLQIIIFGEELAREGVAPIITWFERDRDSRAGSYLVVTRGSAQDLLNQKIELGSIPSKAMSDLLDTAEQRQIIARKVKLRDFTTVLTTPGIDASADVIHPKTIRGEVESYEVREVAVFKEDKVVGYIDRPELAGTELLKDTYDYFILEGACPGDEEELFAFQTTSYESEDELNFENEEVTYKVNIFLEGNLSDQTCSIDLLERDKLEQVEEKLSEIITTHIENEFELAKEMGSDIYGIGQKLRRSYPDAWKKVKNQPDELLAKVKFDIQVTSNIRRSGLIIEPTQTKIE, encoded by the coding sequence GTGAAAATAATAAGATTAGTTTTGTTATTTATTTGTATTGTACTTTTAAGTGGTTGCTGGGATAAGAAAGAACTAAATGAAGTTGCAGTTGTAATAGGTGTAGGAATTGATAAAGTTAGTGACAAGGAAGATGTTTATGAAATAACGGCTCAGGTGATTAAACCGCTAACAGAGGATCAAGGGTCCGAATTACCAACGTGGAGTATAACAGCTCAAGGTGAAACGGTAATGAGTGCAATTAAAAATATGAATAGACTGTCCCCGCGGCGACTATACTGGTCGCACCTCCAGATTATCATTTTTGGTGAGGAATTAGCTAGAGAGGGTGTTGCCCCGATTATTACATGGTTTGAACGTGATAGAGATAGTCGTGCTGGTTCCTATTTAGTAGTAACAAGAGGTAGTGCACAGGATTTACTGAACCAAAAAATAGAACTTGGAAGTATTCCCTCTAAAGCAATGAGTGATCTTTTAGATACGGCCGAACAACGGCAAATTATTGCACGGAAAGTAAAGCTACGTGACTTTACCACGGTACTCACTACACCGGGTATTGATGCATCCGCGGATGTGATTCACCCTAAAACCATAAGAGGAGAAGTGGAATCATATGAGGTGAGAGAGGTTGCAGTATTTAAAGAAGATAAAGTAGTAGGCTATATTGATAGGCCTGAATTAGCGGGTACAGAGCTCTTAAAAGACACTTATGATTATTTCATCCTTGAAGGAGCATGCCCTGGGGATGAGGAAGAATTATTCGCTTTTCAGACAACTAGTTATGAAAGTGAAGACGAGCTTAATTTCGAGAATGAAGAAGTAACTTATAAAGTGAATATATTTTTGGAAGGAAATCTCTCTGACCAAACGTGTTCAATTGATCTCTTAGAGAGGGACAAGTTGGAACAGGTTGAGGAGAAATTAAGTGAAATAATTACCACGCATATTGAAAATGAATTTGAACTAGCTAAAGAAATGGGTTCGGATATTTATGGTATTGGACAGAAATTGAGAAGATCCTATCCTGATGCTTGGAAAAAAGTCAAAAATCAACCAGATGAGTTACTAGCAAAAGTGAAATTTGATATACAAGTAACATCAAATATACGGAGATCAGGATTAATTATCGAACCAACACAAACGAAGATTGAATGA
- a CDS encoding spore germination protein — MFRRKPTVKKKIEDYQFKGNLAEDIRIIKELFGHSSDLIIRYIGNDDYNPIAVLYIDSLIERESIEEYVISELNDNYKQDQNNPINVKEINFSTIKKEDTSSIKESITFMLQGYSLVLIDKQTNGIALDTAGGERRQVSESEVETVVRGPRETFNETLQTNIGLIRRRLHTHKLKVHEMNIGELSQTTVAMIGIDDVVKPEMFEEVKKRLEKIEIDGILDSLYLEEIIEDPNGYTPFPTIFNSERPDRISAGLLEGRIAILSDGTPGALLVPATIGLFLTSNEDYYQRYDFASFLKLLRGFSFLLSIVLPGFYVALLTYHQEMIPTPLLIALTGQREGVPFAIAIEVLLMEITFEILREAGLRLPKTIGAAVSIVGGLVLGQAAVEAGLVGQATVIAVSLTAISSFTTPSYNLAISARLLRFALIILSAVLGAFGLIFGLIFIYIHLTTLRSFGVPYLTPIVPFHKDNWGDLFIRTPWWTMRERPNEVAGENKDRMSDSNDNNHLNRRQKK; from the coding sequence ATGTTTAGAAGAAAACCAACGGTAAAAAAGAAGATAGAAGATTATCAATTTAAAGGTAATCTAGCGGAAGATATTAGAATCATTAAAGAGCTATTCGGGCATAGTTCAGACCTAATTATTCGTTATATTGGCAATGATGATTATAATCCTATCGCCGTGTTGTACATAGACAGTCTAATTGAAAGAGAATCTATTGAAGAATATGTAATTAGTGAATTAAACGATAACTATAAGCAAGATCAAAACAATCCAATAAATGTAAAGGAAATTAATTTCTCTACGATAAAAAAAGAAGATACTTCATCGATAAAAGAATCCATTACATTTATGTTACAAGGATATTCACTGGTTTTAATCGACAAACAAACGAATGGTATTGCACTTGATACTGCTGGAGGGGAAAGACGTCAAGTTTCGGAATCTGAAGTGGAAACAGTGGTTCGTGGACCAAGAGAAACTTTTAATGAAACGTTACAAACCAACATTGGCTTAATCCGTAGACGTCTTCATACACATAAATTAAAGGTTCACGAGATGAATATAGGTGAATTATCTCAAACCACAGTTGCCATGATAGGCATTGATGATGTTGTAAAACCAGAAATGTTTGAGGAAGTAAAAAAAAGGTTGGAAAAAATTGAAATAGATGGCATTCTAGATTCGCTATATTTAGAAGAAATTATCGAAGATCCAAACGGATATACGCCATTTCCAACCATTTTTAATTCAGAAAGACCAGATCGTATCTCTGCCGGGTTGTTAGAAGGTAGAATTGCTATATTATCCGACGGTACTCCTGGTGCTTTATTAGTACCAGCTACCATTGGGTTATTTTTAACATCGAATGAAGATTATTATCAAAGGTATGATTTTGCAAGTTTTCTTAAACTGTTAAGGGGATTTTCATTTCTTCTATCGATTGTATTACCCGGTTTTTATGTAGCACTTCTTACTTATCATCAAGAAATGATTCCTACCCCATTATTGATTGCGTTAACGGGACAACGAGAAGGGGTACCGTTTGCTATAGCTATTGAGGTTCTTTTAATGGAGATAACATTTGAAATATTAAGAGAAGCGGGACTCCGGTTGCCTAAAACAATCGGGGCAGCAGTATCAATCGTTGGGGGATTAGTCTTAGGACAGGCGGCGGTGGAAGCCGGACTGGTTGGACAAGCAACCGTTATTGCCGTTTCATTAACTGCCATAAGTTCTTTTACAACCCCATCTTATAACTTAGCAATATCGGCAAGGTTGTTAAGATTTGCTCTTATCATATTGTCTGCTGTTCTGGGTGCTTTTGGTTTAATTTTTGGGTTAATCTTTATCTATATCCACTTGACTACACTTCGTTCCTTTGGTGTACCATACTTAACTCCTATTGTGCCCTTTCACAAAGACAATTGGGGTGACTTATTCATAAGAACACCGTGGTGGACGATGAGAGAAAGACCAAATGAGGTTGCAGGTGAAAATAAGGATAGGATGTCAGATTCAAATGATAATAACCATTTAAATAGGAGACAAAAAAAGTGA
- a CDS encoding GerAB/ArcD/ProY family transporter — MEKIRISSIQALMLAISSITVTGHLLFIPVIINHAGRDSWLSVILAIFPAMLIGFVIALLAQRYPEHTLIEYSQIILGKWIGKIIAIIFLFYFFHEASLSLRGFSEFYNSAITPRTPLMIYLVAMLMLAVYTIRNRLEILARTNQTFLVLMIPIGIMASILTHKDKDYQNLLPILEDGFSPVMVGSFNIISLYSSFIVLGMVFPYVANKKKLKRFSILTMLILIIMFIGPITGVVAVFGEERAMGLYFPTFQTLRDIEIGALQRLDILGVVLWSLGSFSKISLFLYAIVVGMAQLFHIDDYTLLTIPTATLLAIFSLLTSDDLIGIYRFLMHIYPYFSTFIALVIPILLLMISQFKQIKRG; from the coding sequence ATGGAAAAAATAAGGATTTCGTCAATCCAAGCTTTAATGCTAGCGATTTCTAGTATTACTGTTACAGGTCATTTATTATTTATTCCCGTCATTATTAATCATGCTGGTAGAGACAGTTGGCTATCTGTAATCCTTGCTATTTTTCCCGCTATGCTAATTGGTTTTGTGATAGCATTACTGGCTCAACGATACCCTGAACATACATTAATAGAATACTCTCAGATTATTCTTGGTAAATGGATTGGAAAAATAATAGCAATCATATTTCTTTTTTATTTTTTCCATGAAGCGAGTTTATCATTAAGGGGATTTAGCGAATTTTACAATTCCGCGATTACTCCTCGTACGCCACTTATGATTTATCTTGTAGCCATGTTAATGCTTGCCGTGTATACAATTCGAAATCGCTTAGAAATTTTGGCAAGAACGAATCAAACGTTTCTTGTATTAATGATCCCAATAGGTATTATGGCATCCATTTTAACTCACAAAGACAAGGACTATCAAAATTTACTCCCCATACTGGAAGATGGATTTAGTCCAGTCATGGTGGGGTCATTTAACATCATTTCTCTTTACAGTTCTTTTATTGTTCTTGGAATGGTATTTCCGTATGTTGCTAACAAGAAAAAATTAAAGAGATTTAGTATTTTAACGATGCTGATTTTAATTATCATGTTTATTGGACCAATTACTGGTGTAGTGGCGGTTTTTGGAGAAGAGCGAGCAATGGGACTATACTTTCCCACTTTCCAAACTTTAAGAGATATAGAAATTGGGGCACTACAAAGATTAGATATTCTCGGTGTTGTACTATGGTCGTTGGGGTCCTTTTCAAAAATTTCCCTGTTTTTATATGCTATTGTGGTAGGGATGGCTCAATTATTTCATATAGATGACTATACATTACTAACTATCCCTACAGCTACTTTATTAGCTATTTTTTCTTTACTTACAAGTGACGACTTAATTGGGATATATCGATTCCTCATGCACATTTATCCATACTTTTCAACGTTTATAGCGTTAGTTATTCCCATACTCTTATTAATGATAAGTCAATTTAAGCAAATAAAACGAGGTTGA